In Mauremys reevesii isolate NIE-2019 unplaced genomic scaffold, ASM1616193v1 Contig49, whole genome shotgun sequence, a single genomic region encodes these proteins:
- the LOC120394300 gene encoding uncharacterized PPE family protein PPE40-like isoform X2 encodes MRNVPGQKQPRSRERKDAKMKVSYVAAFLIGLLSLESPTAAPLKKQLWSVGSGSVNTGNVGDGSFDDNSQNNQFWSVDSGSVNTGNVGDGSFDDNSQNNQFWSVGSGSVKTGNVGDGSFDDSSQNNQFWSVDSGSVNTGNVGDGSFDDNSQNNQFWSVESGSVNTGNVGDGSFDDNSQNNQFWSVGSGSVNTGNVGDGSFDDNSQNNQFWSVGSGSVKTGNVGDGSFDDNSQNNQFWSVGSGSVNTGNVGDGSFDDNSQNNQFWSVGSGSVKTGNVGDGSFDDNSQNNQFWSVGSGSVKTGNVGDGSFDDSSQNNQFWSVGSGSVDTGNVGDGSFDDNSKNNQF; translated from the exons ATGAGAAA CGTGCCAGGCCAGAAACAACCCCGCTCCAGAGAGAGGAAAGACGCAAAGATGAAGGTGTCGTACGTGGCCGCTTTCCTCATCGGGCTCCTCTCCCTGGAGAGCCCCACAGCAGCTCCATTG AAAAAGCAGTTGTGGTCGGTG GGCTCCGGTAGCGTAAACACCGGCAATGTGGGAGATGGCAGCTTTGACGACAACAGC CAAAACAACCAATTCTGGTCAGTG GACTCCGGTAGTGTAAACACCGGCAACGTGGGAGATGGCAGCTTTGACGACAACAGC CAAAACAACCAATTCTGGTCAGTG GGCTCCGGTAGCGTAAAGACCGGCAATGTGGGCGACGGCAGCTTTGATGACAGCAGC CAAAACAACCAGTTCTGGTCAGTG GACTCGGGTAGCGTAAACACCGGCAATGTGGGAGACGGCAGCTTTGACGACAACAGC CAAAACAACCAATTCTGGTCAGTG GAATCCGGTAGCGTAAACACCGGCAACGTGGGAGATGGCAGCTTTGACGACAACAGC CAAAACAACCAGTTCTGGTCAGTG GGCTCCGGTAGCGTAAACACCGGCAACGTGGGCGATGGCAGCTTTGATGACAACAGC CAAAACAACCAGTTCTGGTCAGTG GGCTCCGGTAGCGTAAAGACCGGCAATGTGGGCGATGGCAGCTTTGACGACAACAGC CAAAACAACCAGTTCTGGTCAGTG GGCTCCGGTAGCGTAAACACTGGCAACGTGGGCGACGGCAGCTTTGACGACAACAGT CAAAACAACCAGTTCTGGTCAGTG GGCTCTGGTAGCGTAAAGACCGGCAATGTGGGCGATGGCAGCTTTGACGACAACAGC CAAAACAACCAGTTCTGGTCAGTG GGCTCCGGTAGCGTAAAGACCGGCAACGTGGGAGACGGCAGCTTTGACGACAGCAGC CAAAACAACCAATTCTGGTCAGTG GGCTCCGGTAGCGTAGACACCGGCAACGTGGGCGATGGCAGCTTTGATGACAACAGC AAAAACAACCAATTCTAG
- the LOC120394300 gene encoding uncharacterized PPE family protein PPE40-like isoform X3, protein MRNVPGQKQPRSRERKDAKMKVSYVAAFLIGLLSLESPTAAPLKKQLWSVGSGSVNTGNVGDGSFDDNSQNNQFWSVDSGSVNTGNVGDGSFDDNSQNNQFWSVGSGSVKTGNVGDGSFDDSSQNNQFWSVDSGSVNTGNVGDGSFDDNSQNNQFWSVESGSVNTGNVGDGSFDDNSQNNQFWSVGSGSVNTGNVGDGSFDDNSQNNQFWSVGSGSVKTGNVGDGSFDDNSQNNQFWSVGSGSVNTGNVGDGSFDDNSLNNQFWSVESGSVDTGNVGDGSFDDNSQNNQFWSVGSGSVKTGNVGDGSFDDSSQNNQFWSVGSGSVDTGNVGDGSFDDNSKNNQF, encoded by the exons ATGAGAAA CGTGCCAGGCCAGAAACAACCCCGCTCCAGAGAGAGGAAAGACGCAAAGATGAAGGTGTCGTACGTGGCCGCTTTCCTCATCGGGCTCCTCTCCCTGGAGAGCCCCACAGCAGCTCCATTG AAAAAGCAGTTGTGGTCGGTG GGCTCCGGTAGCGTAAACACCGGCAATGTGGGAGATGGCAGCTTTGACGACAACAGC CAAAACAACCAATTCTGGTCAGTG GACTCCGGTAGTGTAAACACCGGCAACGTGGGAGATGGCAGCTTTGACGACAACAGC CAAAACAACCAATTCTGGTCAGTG GGCTCCGGTAGCGTAAAGACCGGCAATGTGGGCGACGGCAGCTTTGATGACAGCAGC CAAAACAACCAGTTCTGGTCAGTG GACTCGGGTAGCGTAAACACCGGCAATGTGGGAGACGGCAGCTTTGACGACAACAGC CAAAACAACCAATTCTGGTCAGTG GAATCCGGTAGCGTAAACACCGGCAACGTGGGAGATGGCAGCTTTGACGACAACAGC CAAAACAACCAGTTCTGGTCAGTG GGCTCCGGTAGCGTAAACACCGGCAACGTGGGCGATGGCAGCTTTGATGACAACAGC CAAAACAACCAGTTCTGGTCAGTG GGCTCCGGTAGCGTAAAGACCGGCAATGTGGGCGATGGCAGCTTTGACGACAACAGC CAAAACAACCAGTTCTGGTCAGTG GGCTCCGGTAGCGTAAACACTGGCAACGTGGGCGACGGCAGCTTTGACGACAACAGT CTAAACAACCAATTCTGGTCAGTG GAATCCGGTAGCGTAGACACTGGCAATGTGGGCGACGGCAGCTTTGATGACAACAGC CAAAACAACCAATTCTGGTCAGTG GGCTCCGGTAGCGTAAAGACCGGCAACGTGGGAGACGGCAGCTTTGACGACAGCAGC CAAAACAACCAATTCTGGTCAGTG GGCTCCGGTAGCGTAGACACCGGCAACGTGGGCGATGGCAGCTTTGATGACAACAGC AAAAACAACCAATTCTAG
- the LOC120394300 gene encoding uncharacterized PPE family protein PPE62-like isoform X1, with the protein MRNVPGQKQPRSRERKDAKMKVSYVAAFLIGLLSLESPTAAPLKKQLWSVGSGSVNTGNVGDGSFDDNSQNNQFWSVDSGSVNTGNVGDGSFDDNSQNNQFWSVGSGSVKTGNVGDGSFDDSSQNNQFWSVDSGSVNTGNVGDGSFDDNSQNNQFWSVESGSVNTGNVGDGSFDDNSQNNQFWSVGSGSVNTGNVGDGSFDDNSQNNQFWSVGSGSVKTGNVGDGSFDDNSQNNQFWSVGSGSVNTGNVGDGSFDDNSLNNQFWSVESGSVDTGNVGDGSFDDNSKNNQF; encoded by the exons ATGAGAAA CGTGCCAGGCCAGAAACAACCCCGCTCCAGAGAGAGGAAAGACGCAAAGATGAAGGTGTCGTACGTGGCCGCTTTCCTCATCGGGCTCCTCTCCCTGGAGAGCCCCACAGCAGCTCCATTG AAAAAGCAGTTGTGGTCGGTG GGCTCCGGTAGCGTAAACACCGGCAATGTGGGAGATGGCAGCTTTGACGACAACAGC CAAAACAACCAATTCTGGTCAGTG GACTCCGGTAGTGTAAACACCGGCAACGTGGGAGATGGCAGCTTTGACGACAACAGC CAAAACAACCAATTCTGGTCAGTG GGCTCCGGTAGCGTAAAGACCGGCAATGTGGGCGACGGCAGCTTTGATGACAGCAGC CAAAACAACCAGTTCTGGTCAGTG GACTCGGGTAGCGTAAACACCGGCAATGTGGGAGACGGCAGCTTTGACGACAACAGC CAAAACAACCAATTCTGGTCAGTG GAATCCGGTAGCGTAAACACCGGCAACGTGGGAGATGGCAGCTTTGACGACAACAGC CAAAACAACCAGTTCTGGTCAGTG GGCTCCGGTAGCGTAAACACCGGCAACGTGGGCGATGGCAGCTTTGATGACAACAGC CAAAACAACCAGTTCTGGTCAGTG GGCTCCGGTAGCGTAAAGACCGGCAATGTGGGCGATGGCAGCTTTGACGACAACAGC CAAAACAACCAGTTCTGGTCAGTG GGCTCCGGTAGCGTAAACACTGGCAACGTGGGCGACGGCAGCTTTGACGACAACAGT CTAAACAACCAATTCTGGTCAGTG GAATCCGGTAGCGTAGACACTGGCAATGTGGGCGACGGCAGCTTTGATGACAACAGC AAAAACAACCAATTCTAG